The DNA region TCTCTCGAACTTACTGTTCATCATAGCGTTGGAGGGTGCTGCTCGAAGGGCAGGCGTGCAAAGAAACGGAACACTCATCACTAAATCGCACATGCTGCTTGGATACGCTGACGACATCGACATCATTGGTATCGACCGTCGTTCAGTGGAGGAGGCGTTCGTCCCTTTCAAGCGGGAAGCTGCGAAAATCGGACTGACCATCAACACTGCCAAGACCAAGTATCTGGTCGCTGGCAGAGCGCGTGGCAGTGCAGGTGATGGTGTTTCGGAGGTGGAAATAGATGGAGAAAGATATGAGGTGGTGGATGAATTTGTATATCTTGGTACACTCGTGACGTGCGACAACGATGTGAGCTGCGAAGTGAAACGGCGGATTAGTGCTGCAAACAGGGCCTTCTACGGACTTCGTAGCCAGCTAAGGTCCCGCAGCCTAAGGACGCCTACGAAAATCACGCTGTACAGGACCTTGATACTCCCTGTAGCTCTTTACGGTCACGAGTCGTGGACGCTAAAGGAGGCTGACCAGAGAGCACTTGGGGTCTTCGAGCGGAGAATCCTGCGTTCTATCTTCGGCGGCAAGCAAGTAGGAGACCGGTGGCGCAGGCGCATGAACTTCGAGCTGTACCAAGACTACAAACATGCTGATATCGTAAAAGTCATCAAGCACGACAGGCTGAAGTGGGCTGGACATGTAGCCAGAATGTCGGACGAGCGGGCGGCTAAAACGATATTCAGTAGCGAACCTGGACGGGGTCGTCGACTTCGTGGAAGGCCTCGTACGCGTTGGCTGTGTGCAGTCGACGAAGATGCAAGAGCGGCCAACATTGTGGGCGACTGGAGACGAGCGGCCCAAGATCGAGCATCCTGGAAATCTTCGATTAGTTCAGCGTTGGGTCGATAGacctgttgctgataaagtaaagtaagtaattaAAATTCTAGCGGTGGATATAAAAACAAACCATTCATAATGAAAAGACAATTACGTTGATGAAAGCGGGCCCTGGAATTGGCCCAGAGCCCCGGCCGTTCCGTTGTCACTCTATCGACGTAAAGCAAATATTGACAGGTTTGTCCGGGGATGTGTTTTTTGTTCtgttcttttaatttttgcctCGATATTGATTGTCGCTGGAAGAAATATTTactcaaattaaattttgaacaggTTGATTGATTGGAAAAAGGCAATGTGTCGAGCAAATATGGATTTTGTATAATTGCCATCGTATCGATTTTATTCAGTTCAGTAAAGAAAAGCTCATCAAATTCCGCAGAGAAAACATGACTTGGAACtgaaagcataaaaaataaacaaaattgaacagCTAATATTCCTGACTCTTGAAACCGTCCCTGTACCGCACGGCTACCgcataaattaattgaaaactaattgaTTCTCCGGCTCGATTGCACCTAACACGTGGTATGTTTGGGCGATCATTTTCAATTGCAATGCTCATCAACTGCCTCGTTGGTGCCCGCCCACGCTGTACTACAACATCTAACGCAATTAATAGTTCAATTAGGGTAGAATCTAAAGTGTGGTGCAGATAGAGTCTGGATGTGAGTTTTGTGATGTAAATCTGTAACAAGGATTAGAAAATCTAAACAATAAAGTTAAATCTGGCAATAATAAGAGAACGGATGATTCTAAATTGAGGGCTTCATGACGACTCCGTAAATTTCAACCACTGAAATCAACTGGCATCAACATATTCAAGCCAGGAAACtagaaatgagcatgagcatgagcatgagcatgagagaccacccatggttgtccttctccgttactgaacagaaccgtaatatcctatcaacacaaccggtcatacgcttcaacgatcaaataatgtttcccttatcaacagcatgcatgaatgcgctgaaaagataaaacatcacgatcatcaaaactagagccgttgctaataggaaacagtcattggccaccaacggcgcccgccatgtcagtttgtagatctcgagggaacgggacgggaatgttagttagcacaggctgctaccaagggtgggttctatacgatatcaacacccccgcgtgtgccggaaaactactactacttgggattttgttagtgggaaagggtaatggccaggattcatcatagaggatgatgatgtggcccaataatcaatgaatttcgttgagtgatagggtgatgtattatgtattctcaaggcaaacaatcggatgatgcggatgagaccattcccggttatttggtgttgagtttagcacaaatgatttaatcttagacagccggctgtggaaagatagaatcaaaattgtgtgtaattaaaaggtgaaatattatactcagcgtaacacatttacgtagagttgacctgaggctatttatacttttaagtttttattagatgagcgaccaattaattactgatgagttatgagttatctgaaggacttgaacaatcgcgttgaaacaatatttgtcacCGTGCTTTACGAGCTATAATGCTAAAATGTGATTTCGCGGGAAACGAAAGgtcaaatataatttatattatgCTAACGCAATTAAGAACGAATCTTCCCATGAAACAATCGCGAAACATAGCACAAAGAAACCCGACTGACTAACGAGAAAGACGATCGCGATATTTGAACTTTACAATCTAACTTAGAAGAAAAAAAGCCACGTCAATAGAAAGGAATAGACAAACATACAGGTAACCACAAAACGGACTGCCTcgactgtcatcgtgacaaccagagccagccgcaccttcacacacacacacacgcacgcactcacccgacaaaatcaccgacgacgaacgacgcgaaaaaaaacatgcgacccgacggacaggcatcgcaaaacggactcTATTCAAGCCAGGAAACTAGAAATGATGGACTTTCGTCGCACACATTTCTGGAATAGCGCAGTCATGACGGTTTTAATGTACGGTCACGACTCACACCTGGATCACACGCCCACGCGAGTACTCGAAGCCGGTTGGGATTATTCAGGTATTACGCAACGGAAAATGTTATGCTGATATCCTCTCGCTCCTCCCACCGTGTTGCGTGGTATTTGAACGAGCCCTTTAGACACGTTACGGCGTAAGGATGCATGACGCAAAGCCGGATGCTCATAATTTTCTCACGTACGAGCTCTCGCACCGTGATGCACCTTTAGGACATGTGAAGATCTGTTTGCTGAAAAGGGGCAACTTgggtaaaaaatcataatttaaaaaaaacaaattggttGTCATTCTATCGcaagaaaatcaagttttacacTATGCCAATCTTTCTTGAGTGGTCCCACTTCACCTCACCAGGGATATCTTCATGGACGGCCAGCCGGTACTAAATACATTTGCGAGCTAAGCAAAGTGAAATTGTGACATGTTCTCTCCGGGCGCGCATTTCTCATAAAACATGCAGGAAGCCTTAAACGATAATAATCTCCATTATACCTAGGACGACTCAAGAGAAAGAGCCAGCCTGGGTTTGGACAAACCCACGCTGCGACTGCGGCTAATGTAAGCTTCAAAAAGCTACAATTTTCTTTGTAGGCAAATCATAACGTTTGTTTCTTCATTTTTAAAGGACTTGTGAAGTCTACCAAATTTATATAAACCAAGAACAATCATCAAccccaacattttttaaatattttctggcccttttcgcataaatgtcctatatgcaatttcaacaatattgaataattgatgcagtttgattcgaaatcgtgtgctctcttagagaaaccaaaaatatcaaGTACGTTGTTCTAGAAATCTGAAGGAATTCAGTGTTTCACGAAAGCTCAACACTGGGAAAACTGATCACtcatgtgtgggacaaacttgtctTGCCTTTTTCTCTGCTTGCTGTTGTTGCACATAAGCAATTctgtaccaaaaccggaaatggattttatttgtattttttatttggctcaaactgtgtggggccttccctatgaccaaataagctattttgtgtcattggttcacccatacaagtctccatacaattttggctgctgtccatacacaaatggtatgtaaatattcaaacagctgtaacttttgagtgaatattctgatcaatttgatgtcttcggcaaagttgtaggtattgttgaggacttttgagaaaaaaataggtacacggaaaaaaattacaaattttactaaaactcaatttcccaaaatacgtatttttttattttcgagatttttttatatgttttaagggacaaaaatccgcaacttttgagcctaagagaaacatggtcaaaaaatctgccgccgagttttgaatttttgaaaaaatagtgatttttggaaaaaatcaaagtttcatgcaaaaataagtttgacattattttttaatgcaaagctgaatttgcaatcgaaaagtactctacagattttttgataaagggctccgttttcaagatatagccaccgaaagtttgattttagcgaaatatttgcattttttttcaatttttaaaaatagtgaccatctctaaaaatttttttttttaaaagttcagaaaattcgctataaaactgtctaagaaacattgaagattgaaccccGGGTTGCTGAgaaagagccgctttaagaaaaagaagcacgaaaattgaagttttctaagtctcatcaaaacaacccaccattttctagtgaccatatcgcagcaactaatggtctgattttcaatgttaaatatttgaaatacatgaaatatttgtgaaattttccgatcttttcgaaaaaaaatattttgaattttttaaatcaatactagcattttaaatgggcgtaatattcaatgtttggcccttttaaaatgttagtcttgatttaaaagttttcaaaatatttttttcgaaaagatcggaaaatttcacgaataattcatgcattaacattgaaaattggaccattggttgctgagatatggttattagaaaatggtgggttattttggtgagacttagaaaactcaaattatcgtgtttctttttcttaaagcggctctgtctcagcaacccgaggtccaatcttcaatgtctcttagacaattgtatagcaaattttctgaacttttcaaaaaaaatatttttagaaatggtcactcatggtcactatttttaaaaattgacaaattgcaaatatttcgctaaaataaaactttctgtggctatatcttgaaaacggagccctttatcaaaaaatctgtagagtacttttcgattgcaaatttaatttgaattaatttttttgttttttttttatttgaattaatttgttgatttattggGTACGATAACTTGTTAGTTAACACTTTTGATCAGGTCAAGGAAGACACTTTAGGAAATAGGAAAATTACAAAGGATCCAAAATAAACTTGACAAAGTACTCTAACTCTAAGGCTCACAAAATTAATTTCGAATGGTTCTTTTAAACGCATTTTTGAAGGCCAACAATGTCGGTTGACCTTTTAGCTCCGCAGGGAGGTTGTTCCAGCACGTGGTTCCGGCGACGAGCACACTTTTTCCGCTCATCGTTGTGTGTCTCGGGATGATGAACGAGCGGGTCCGTTCTGACTGTCCTCTCACCAGATGTTGTTGGAGGTACTCCGGCAAGTTTCCATCGTACCCCTTCTTCATGAAACAGCTTGTCCGAAGCTGGTAGTTGATCGGCAAATCGTGTCCAAGTAGGGTGTGCCGCACTGCGGCGGTTGTATCTCGACGGCGCAGGTTGTATACAAAACGCACTGCCGACTTGAAACACCGGTGGAGTTGCTCCTTAAGCGCCGCAGACAGCCCGTGATAGTAGACAATGTCACAGTAGGTAAACATCGGCACTATCACAGCTTGGACCAGCTTGCGCCGTGTGGGTTGAGAGAGGACTGCCGCAAAGCGACGGAACGTCCTCAGGGTGTTATAGACTCTCTGGGTCACACTATTGGTTTGATGCTTCCAGGTCATGTTGTTGTCCAGTTGGAGACCAAGATTGACAACATTCTCGCACAGTGGAACAACTTCCCCGCTGAATACGATGTCCGTGTGGGGTTGAACGGAACCTGCTTTGGTGAAGACGATGGCCTGTGTTTTTTTGGGGTTTGGGTGAAGTTGATTTTGGTTGGCCCAGTTTGTGATCGCAGCTAAGTCGGTGTTGATGCTGGCAATCAGGTCTTCGATCTGCTCAATCGGTCCAGACACGTAGATTTGTAAGTCATCAGCGTACAGTTGGTACTCGCATCTCAGCACTCCGGGTAAGCTGTTGATGAAAAGGCTGAACAGCAGCGCGCTGAGACAGGACCCCTGCGGTGTACCATCGGTGACATCCCGTACAGCTGACACTTAATCGCCGAGACGGACGCTTTGCTTTCTTTGGCCAAGGAACGATGCGACCAACTTACAAGCAGCGCTCGAGAACCTGAATTCCCGATTCAGCTTGTTCTCAAGCAGGTGATGGTTGACGCAGTTGAACGCAAGCGAAAAGTCGACAAGTACCATGACGGTGCAGTTGTTGTTATCTAGGTTCCCGTAGATGTCGTGCGTTACCTTGGCAAGAGCAGTTGTCGTTCCGAATCCTTTCCTGTATCCTGACTGATGTTTGGCCAGGAGCTGCAGGTTCGGGTTCTCGAGATGATCGGTGATTTGGTCAAGCAGGATTTTTTCCAACACTTTCGAAACAGCTGGGAGGACGCTGATAGGACGGAAGTGCTTGGGCAGGCTGGGGCTTGGAGTCTTGGGTATAGGTGTTACAATAGCTGTTTTCCACAGAGACGGGAAAGTTCGAGCCGCGATAATTGCGTTGAAGAGGTGACAAAGTTCAGGCAGGATCAGCGGACACAGCATTTTCACAAACGAGATGGGGATGCCATCGGTGCCAGTAGCGTTGGTTTGTATTTCGAGGATCTTCCGGTTGACTTCTTCGGCGTTAGTTTGTCGAAAGTTGAACCCATTTCCACCGTGATCAACTGCTGTTCGGTGCGCTGGTTCCCTCTGCTGTGCGCTACGCTGCCCCGTGCCGAGCTCTCGGTGACCATCAGAGAAGAAGCGGTTCAGATCATCGGCATCGATTCCTTCTGCAGGCGGCCCGGCCTTGGTAGAGTTGTGTATGCCTTCTCTTCTGAGGTTGCACCAAAGCTTCTTTGCGGGGAGTTCGTGTCCGAAGTGCTGATCCGCGTAGCGTGTCTTGGCCGCATGAATCAGCGAGTTCGCACGGTCGTGCAATCGTGAGTGTTCCAACCATTGCTGATCACCTCGCCTCCGGTTCGGGTTGCGCTTGTACAGCTTTAAAGCGAGGTCTCTCAGCTCGATGGTCTGCTTGATTTGTTGCGTTATCCAGGGAGTTCTTTCATCTCGTACATAAATCGTCCTTTCTGGCGCATGTCGGTCAAGGAGATCTTGCATGTCGGCCGTCAACAGCGCAGTTTTTTCTTCCACATCATTCGACTCGTAGAAGCGTTGAAAGTCCTTGGCTTGGTACTCTGCTTGCAGCTGCAGCACGTCGACATTCCGGAAGTTCCGAACACGGATCGTACGCCGGTTTCGATTCCTCACCAGGACATCAGCAAGCAGGTAGATCACCTCGTGATCTGAAATAGCGCTTGCGGATACCGCTTTTGCCTTCCGAATGGACTGTGGACAGTCGGTGATCAGCAAGTCGATGGTAGTTGAGGTGGTGTCGGTGATTCTTGTGGGGCCGGTAGGTAGAACGGTGAGGTTGAACGTTGAGTGAATCCGTCTCAACGAGGTCAGATTCAACGAAGGGAGGACAGACGCCACGTTGATATTAAAATCCCCTACAATGAACGTTCGGTCAAAGCCTAGATCGAGCATCTCGAGAAGGACTTTTTCGTAGAGCACGGCGAACGTCGGATTTGAGCATGACGGGTTGTACACCACAGCCACCCCAACATTGAGTTCGTTGATTTTAATTTGAACCACCATGTACTCAACCCTCGTTGCGATCGGTGCTGCGTTGTCGTGGGTCGATTTGATGACCGGTGTTGCTTTGAGACCTTGTCGAACGTAGAGTCCCACTCCGCCGCAGGCCTTTGAGCCGCGTCCACGGCCGGACGGCAGTGAGTGCCGGATGAGATTGTAAGCGGGAACTCGTACCGGTCCGACCGGAGCGGAAGCTCTCATTTTCGTCTCCGTGACCCCAAAGACGTGGTATTGTTGAGCGTCGAGCAGAAGTTTAACACCATCGATGTGGTGCTCAAGGCCCCTGACATTCAGGTGGCCGATTCGAAGGTTGGAGATGTTTGTCATGTTGGTAAGTAGAAACGCCAGCGACGTTTCGTGTCAGCAGCGCGAAGATGCTGAGACATTGGCGGACAGGGCGTCGAAAAACAGTGAGGAAGAGTCGGAAGAATTTTCCGCACTTACCAGTTCTTGCAGATGCTCGATGGAATTGACGGGTATGTACCTGGCTTGTCCGGGGAAAAGCACCGACACCCTGTCGTTCTTGACAAAAACGGACCGGGCCGCACCTCGTTGTTTCAGCCGAAGCGCGTGGTTCCGTATCCGAAACGTATTTATCGAGAGCACTTCGTTGACGGTGAACCGGTAATCGAGGGCGGGTCCATTTCTCAGATTTCGAAGGGCAGCATCTTTGTACCGTTCAAAGTACTTCCGTAGCACCTTCTGCTTCACCTCGGGACTGCTGAAGACAGCAACGATAGTCGGAGTGAGTGATCGGTCTGACCACATTGATGGTTTCGTAGGAACACGAAAGCAGCTGGTGAGGCACGCTTGTTCTTCGCTGCATCCTATCAGGGTCAGCACATCCGCCACCAGTTGTCTGACATTTTCGCCTTCCTTGAACGGGATCTTGTTGATCGCGAGCCTGCAGGAGTTAATCGATTGGGAGCAGGTGTTCGCGAGCTGGGCTCCTTTCTCGATCTTTTCCAATTTCTCGCTGAGATCGCTTGTTAGGCGGGTCGTGGTAGCGTCTGAACGGATGTTGCTGTTGATGTTGTTGCGAAGGCGATCTATCTGCTTCTTGCTGGTTTCACGAGCAGCATCGAGCTCGGCCCGGAGTTTGGTCAGCTCCGTTGACAGATCTTGGATTACCTTCTTCAGCTCGCTGACCTCTCCGGAGGCGACTGTCACGGGTTGAGATTTCGGGATGAGGCTGCCCCGTACCGAGCAGGATTCACAGAAGTACTGGTAGTCGTCGATTTCCTCCATCTGCACATCGCTGATCCTCACACAGCTTGGGTGGAACCAAAGCGGGCAAGCATCGCACCCGATCCAGCTAATTGTTTTTGGCTTCCGCTTTCCTTTGGACCCGGGTGGCGCCTCACGGTTGCAGACATCGCAGATTTCGTCACTCGAGCGATTCTTTGCCATGTTGAACTGGTGATAGTACTGCTACCGGACACTATTGGCGCTGgcgtttcaaaacaaaaagacaCTTAGCACATCACCTCACTTTGCAGGAGGGAAACAACTGTTCaaaaaactttgtaaaacacTGAGTGGTACTTGCAAACACTTAAAACGCGGAGCAAAcgattttatttcgattttatttCGGCACTGGACACTTTTTTGCGCTCGTAAATCGTGAAAAACAGCGAaaattttgattcttttttccGCGGCTTTGTTTTGGTTGCAGCCGGCTGCCAGTGTTgccagtgtgtttttttttttaattttgcattaaaaaataatgtcaaacttgtttttgcatgaagcttcgattttttccaaaaatcactatttttttcaaaaatccaaaactcggcgtcagattttttgacca from Culex quinquefasciatus strain JHB chromosome 3, VPISU_Cqui_1.0_pri_paternal, whole genome shotgun sequence includes:
- the LOC119768578 gene encoding uncharacterized protein LOC119768578 — protein: MCNDTEGNLLTDKTAVAARWKEHFQQLLNGEAREGIVEDRIHVEEDGKAVEPPTLEEVAKAVKELKNGKSAGKDGLPAELFKHGGTRMTEILHQIILRIWCEEQLPTDWLDGLVTPIYKKGQRLDCANYRGITILNAAYKVLSRILWSKLRPMTETFVGEYQCGFRAGRSTTDQMFTLRQILDKFREYNLQTHHLFIDFKAAYDSVKRNELWKIMVEHGFPAKLIRLIRATLDGAKSSVRIANETSEAFVTLDGLKQGDALSNLLFIIALEGAARRAGVQRNGTLITKSHMLLGYADDIDIIGIDRRSVEEAFVPFKREAAKIGLTINTAKTKYLVAGRARGSAGDGVSEVEIDGERYEVVDEFVYLGTLVTCDNDVSCEVKRRISAANRAFYGLRSQLRSRSLRTPTKITLYRTLILPVALYGHESWTLKEADQRALGVFERRILRSIFGGKQVGDRWRRRMNFELYQDYKHADIVKVIKHDRLKWAGHVARMSDERAAKTIFSSEPGRGRRLRGRPRTRWLCAVDEDARAANIVGDWRRAAQDRASWKSSISSALGR